The following are encoded together in the Ovis canadensis isolate MfBH-ARS-UI-01 breed Bighorn chromosome 2, ARS-UI_OviCan_v2, whole genome shotgun sequence genome:
- the LOC138434745 gene encoding large ribosomal subunit protein eL42-like, with protein MVNVPKTRRTFCKKCGKHQPHKVTQYKKGKDSLYAQGKRRYDRKQSGYGGQTKPIFRKKAKTTKKIVLRLEYVEPNCRSKRMLAIKRCKHFELGGDKRKGQVIQF; from the coding sequence ATGGTGAATGTTCCAAAAACCCGCCGGACTTTCTGTAAGAAGTGTGGGAAGCATCAGCCCCACAAAGTAACACAGTACAAGAAGGGCAAGGATTCTCTGTATGCCCAGGGAAAGCGGCGTTATGACAGGAAACAGAGTGGCTATGGTGGGCAGACTAAGCCGATTTTCCGGAAAAAGGCTAAAACTACAAAGAAGATTGTACTGAGGCTTGAATATGTTGAGCCCAACTGTAGATCAAAGAGAATGCTGGCTATTAAGAGATGCAAGCATTTTGAGCTGGGAGGTGATAAGAGAAAGGGCCAAGTGATCCAGTTTTGA